A DNA window from Leptolyngbya sp. KIOST-1 contains the following coding sequences:
- a CDS encoding adenosine deaminase, which yields MRSPLSTLPKAELHIHIEGSLEPEMMVALAQRNGIQLPYESVEAVRAAYQFENLQSFLDLYYAGAQVLQTEQDFYDLTWAYLQKCAAQQVRHTEIFFDPQTHSDRGIPFEVVHSGITQALKDARAELGVSSALILCFLRHLSAEAAMATLEQALPYRDSIIAVGLDSSELGHPPAKFQTVFDRARAEGFLTVAHAGEEGPPEYIWEAIRLLKVARIDHGVRCVEDPALVEYLVEHQIPLTVCPLSNIKLCVFETMAQHNLKHLMDLGLCVTVNSDDPAYFGGYLAENFDAVESALGLTPAQLVQLAKNSFKASLLSPAEQQPYLEELSVY from the coding sequence ATGCGATCGCCCCTCTCCACCCTGCCCAAGGCTGAACTCCACATCCATATCGAAGGCTCCCTAGAGCCTGAAATGATGGTGGCCCTGGCCCAGCGCAACGGCATTCAACTCCCCTACGAATCGGTGGAGGCGGTGCGGGCGGCCTACCAGTTTGAAAACCTGCAGTCGTTTCTCGACCTCTACTACGCCGGAGCGCAGGTCTTGCAAACCGAGCAAGACTTCTACGATCTCACCTGGGCCTACCTGCAAAAGTGCGCCGCCCAACAGGTGCGCCACACCGAAATTTTCTTCGACCCGCAGACCCACAGCGATCGCGGTATTCCCTTCGAGGTCGTACACAGCGGCATCACCCAGGCGCTTAAGGATGCCAGGGCTGAGCTGGGGGTTTCCTCGGCGCTAATTCTCTGCTTTTTGCGCCACCTCAGCGCCGAGGCCGCGATGGCTACCCTGGAGCAGGCCCTGCCCTACCGCGACAGCATCATTGCCGTAGGGCTAGACTCATCGGAGTTGGGGCATCCACCCGCCAAGTTTCAGACTGTGTTTGACCGGGCGCGGGCCGAGGGGTTTCTCACCGTGGCCCACGCGGGGGAAGAGGGACCGCCGGAGTACATTTGGGAAGCCATTCGTCTGCTCAAGGTGGCCCGCATTGACCACGGCGTGCGCTGTGTGGAAGATCCAGCCCTGGTGGAGTACCTGGTTGAGCACCAGATCCCGCTGACGGTGTGCCCCCTGTCGAACATTAAGCTCTGCGTATTTGAGACGATGGCCCAGCACAACCTCAAACACCTGATGGATCTGGGCTTGTGCGTCACGGTGAACTCTGATGACCCGGCCTACTTTGGCGGCTACCTGGCCGAAAATTTTGACGCGGTGGAGTCGGCCCTGGGGCTAACGCCCGCTCAACTGGTGCAGCTGGCCAAAAATTCCTTCAAAGCGTCGCTTTTGTCCCCAGCGGAGCAGCAGCCCTACCTAGAGGAACTATCGGTTTACTAA
- a CDS encoding ChaB family protein, whose translation MPYENVDQLPQETQSLPQEAKQIFMAAFNAASQDGFSEDGAREVAWNSVKNTFMQDSNGEWTFKADKIDSRSQTGAMPGN comes from the coding sequence ATGCCTTACGAAAATGTAGACCAGCTGCCGCAAGAGACCCAGTCTCTGCCTCAGGAGGCAAAGCAAATCTTTATGGCCGCATTCAATGCTGCTTCCCAGGACGGTTTTAGTGAAGACGGCGCTCGCGAAGTTGCCTGGAACTCGGTCAAAAATACCTTCATGCAGGACAGCAACGGCGAGTGGACCTTTAAAGCTGACAAAATTGACTCCCGCAGCCAAACCGGAGCTATGCCTGGGAACTAA
- a CDS encoding type II toxin-antitoxin system PemK/MazF family toxin, translating into MSCSPGDIVTVDFPGVTGIKRRPAVVLSSNEYHDLRPDVIIGLITSQTKRLGTTDYVLQDWQTAGLRVPSVFRSFIVTLPRSANLVVIGHVSAKDWQGIKACVKVAFAAMDGHNS; encoded by the coding sequence GTGAGTTGCAGTCCGGGTGACATAGTAACGGTTGACTTTCCTGGTGTGACAGGCATTAAACGCCGCCCAGCCGTTGTACTGTCTTCCAACGAGTATCATGACCTTCGCCCTGATGTCATTATTGGCCTAATCACCTCTCAAACCAAAAGGCTGGGCACCACAGATTATGTGCTTCAAGACTGGCAGACCGCAGGGTTGAGGGTGCCATCGGTTTTCCGTAGCTTTATCGTGACCTTGCCCCGCTCCGCTAACCTAGTTGTAATTGGGCACGTATCGGCAAAGGACTGGCAAGGCATTAAAGCTTGTGTCAAAGTTGCCTTCGCTGCAATGGATGGCCATAACTCTTGA
- a CDS encoding S1 RNA-binding domain protein, whose protein sequence is MDDTSWEQVKSRYKLGQFVQGEVEFHAPFGVFLKIDESPAQGLIRIPDFLDEGEMNESMYPELGEIVGAIVVGYNESNRREIYLNAKPSILHKALVPLKTPAFAT, encoded by the coding sequence ATGGATGACACAAGTTGGGAGCAAGTCAAATCTCGATATAAGTTGGGCCAGTTTGTGCAAGGCGAAGTTGAGTTTCATGCGCCTTTTGGGGTTTTCCTAAAAATTGACGAATCTCCAGCACAAGGATTAATCAGAATTCCTGATTTTCTAGATGAAGGAGAAATGAATGAATCGATGTATCCAGAACTTGGTGAAATTGTAGGTGCAATTGTCGTTGGCTATAACGAGAGCAACCGCCGCGAAATTTATCTAAATGCAAAGCCCAGCATTTTACACAAAGCTCTTGTCCCTCTCAAGACACCAGCCTTCGCTACTTAG
- a CDS encoding restriction endonuclease subunit S: protein MLLNLEDKDWSEFFIEDVAEILSGRDIYEAERYAGNTPYISSTAKNNGISHFVGNSNNTLEENCLSVNRNGSVGYSFYHPYKGLFSNDCRKLRPYNKSKYVGLFLSTQICSQRDKYNYGYKMGTARLKRQKVMLPINASGEPDWQFMENYIKALMEQKKAEYIKHCRKELARLKLKDIEPLEDKEWHEFFIEDIAEIKAGRRLTKADMKVGRKPFIGSTDSNNGITAFVANTNSSEDSNILGVNYNGSVVENFYHPYTAIFSDDVKRLSLKSIEGSKYLYLFLKNIILKQKSKYQYAYKFNESRLKRQKIMLPVTNICTPDYEYMSQYMINLEYKKRKEFLDFCTSNTRSSTQEKS from the coding sequence ATGTTGTTGAATCTTGAGGATAAAGATTGGAGTGAATTTTTTATTGAAGATGTTGCTGAAATATTATCAGGAAGAGATATTTATGAAGCAGAACGATATGCTGGAAATACTCCGTATATTTCTTCTACTGCAAAAAATAACGGCATCAGCCATTTTGTAGGAAACAGTAACAATACGTTAGAAGAAAACTGCCTTTCAGTGAATCGTAATGGTTCCGTGGGTTATTCTTTTTATCACCCATATAAGGGACTGTTCTCAAATGATTGCCGTAAGTTACGTCCGTATAACAAATCAAAATACGTTGGGCTCTTCCTATCTACTCAGATCTGTAGTCAGCGTGATAAGTATAACTACGGTTATAAGATGGGAACGGCAAGACTAAAACGCCAAAAAGTTATGCTTCCTATTAATGCTAGTGGAGAACCTGACTGGCAATTCATGGAGAATTACATAAAAGCCTTGATGGAGCAAAAAAAAGCTGAGTATATCAAGCATTGTCGAAAAGAATTAGCCAGGCTCAAACTCAAAGATATCGAACCACTTGAAGATAAGGAGTGGCATGAGTTCTTTATTGAAGATATAGCAGAGATTAAGGCTGGCAGACGTTTAACTAAGGCTGATATGAAAGTAGGCAGAAAACCCTTTATTGGTTCAACAGACTCTAACAACGGCATAACTGCTTTTGTTGCAAATACCAATTCCTCAGAAGACAGCAATATTCTTGGTGTGAATTACAATGGCAGTGTTGTAGAAAACTTTTATCACCCATACACCGCCATTTTTTCAGACGATGTAAAACGCTTATCTCTCAAGAGCATTGAAGGAAGCAAATATCTATATCTTTTCTTAAAAAATATAATTCTAAAGCAGAAGAGTAAGTACCAATACGCCTACAAATTCAACGAATCACGCTTGAAACGTCAAAAAATCATGCTTCCTGTTACCAATATTTGTACACCTGACTATGAGTATATGTCTCAGTATATGATAAATTTAGAGTATAAGAAGCGCAAAGAGTTTCTTGATTTTTGTACTAGTAATACAAGATCAAGCACTCAAGAGAAAAGCTAA
- a CDS encoding class I SAM-dependent DNA methyltransferase has protein sequence MAKKEAKTDFWVHGLLKDAGIELEPQGSTILEIDKALKTASKSGSGKVGFPEFVGVVKDFLIVIENKADLAKHIKLDSKGLISLVAKDVQDFSVNGALFYGQHLAQNTLYKKIIAFGISGDEKKHKISPLFIDETEYYRELPEVESFISFNEQNISEYYIREVLQEDTDREKELAEILRDAAELHEDLRNYGNLKDIDKPLIVSGILLALREAEFGSFEIDNLNGDEIDTDGEKIYNSIEKNLKRSRVSPEVKRDKILSQFSIIKDTHLLNELNSTLNKTPLKHFTEFLHEKIYKSIKYTSSSEDYLGRFYGEFMSYSGGDGQTLGIVLTPKHITDLFCELVGVKADDVVFDPCAGTAGFLIAAMHYMLAQTGNENTKKNIRQKQLHGFELQPYMFTIATTNMILRGDGKSNLINCNFLKEAPNKLQLKAATVGMMNPPYSQGSKKNPDLYEIAFTEHLLDSLVEGGRAIVIIPQSSVTGKTHEEKAIQANILKKHTLEGVITLNKDTFYGVGTMPCIAIFTAGEPHIADKECKFIDFREDGFKVSPHIGLIETEQAKDRKQHLLDVWFDRIEAESKFCVKTTVEANDEWLHSFYYFNDEVPSDAEFEKTIGDYLTFEFSMIMQNRKYLFESLETDEAENVVES, from the coding sequence GTGGCTAAGAAAGAAGCAAAAACGGATTTCTGGGTTCATGGTTTATTAAAAGACGCTGGCATTGAGTTAGAACCTCAAGGAAGCACCATTCTTGAAATTGACAAAGCCCTAAAGACAGCATCCAAGAGCGGTTCTGGCAAAGTAGGTTTTCCTGAGTTTGTTGGTGTAGTTAAAGACTTTCTTATTGTTATTGAGAACAAGGCCGACTTAGCCAAACACATAAAACTGGATTCCAAGGGCTTGATAAGCCTTGTAGCAAAAGATGTTCAAGATTTTTCCGTAAATGGAGCTCTGTTTTACGGCCAGCATCTAGCTCAAAATACTTTATATAAAAAAATCATAGCATTCGGGATTTCTGGTGACGAGAAAAAGCACAAAATCAGCCCTTTATTTATTGATGAGACAGAATACTATCGTGAGCTACCCGAGGTAGAGTCTTTTATCTCATTCAACGAACAAAACATTTCTGAGTATTACATCAGAGAAGTTCTTCAGGAAGATACTGATCGAGAGAAAGAGCTGGCCGAAATCCTCAGAGATGCCGCAGAGTTACATGAAGACTTGCGTAATTATGGAAATCTCAAGGATATTGATAAGCCGCTTATCGTTTCAGGGATACTTCTTGCATTGCGTGAAGCAGAATTTGGTAGCTTTGAAATTGATAACTTGAACGGCGATGAAATTGATACAGATGGCGAGAAAATTTACAACTCTATTGAGAAAAACTTAAAGCGTTCGAGAGTTTCACCAGAAGTCAAGAGAGACAAGATCCTAAGTCAATTCTCTATCATCAAAGATACTCATCTTCTGAATGAACTGAATTCAACATTAAACAAAACACCTCTCAAGCACTTTACTGAATTTTTGCATGAGAAAATTTACAAAAGCATCAAGTATACAAGCTCGTCAGAAGATTACTTGGGGCGATTTTATGGTGAGTTTATGTCATATTCCGGTGGAGATGGGCAAACACTTGGAATTGTATTAACTCCAAAGCACATCACCGATTTATTTTGTGAATTGGTAGGCGTGAAAGCTGATGACGTGGTTTTTGATCCTTGTGCTGGAACTGCTGGCTTCTTAATTGCCGCAATGCACTATATGCTTGCCCAAACCGGCAACGAAAACACCAAGAAAAATATTCGGCAAAAACAACTACATGGTTTTGAGTTGCAGCCTTATATGTTTACCATTGCTACAACCAATATGATTCTTAGAGGCGATGGCAAAAGCAACTTAATCAATTGCAATTTTCTAAAAGAAGCCCCAAACAAGCTACAACTCAAGGCAGCTACGGTTGGGATGATGAATCCGCCTTACTCACAAGGATCAAAGAAAAACCCTGACTTGTACGAAATTGCGTTCACCGAGCATCTATTGGATTCTTTAGTTGAGGGTGGCCGGGCTATCGTAATTATTCCTCAATCTTCGGTTACGGGCAAAACTCATGAAGAAAAAGCCATTCAAGCTAATATTCTCAAAAAACACACCTTGGAAGGCGTTATCACATTAAACAAAGACACATTCTATGGCGTTGGGACTATGCCCTGTATTGCCATCTTTACAGCAGGTGAGCCACATATTGCAGATAAAGAGTGTAAGTTTATTGATTTTAGAGAAGATGGCTTTAAGGTCAGTCCCCATATTGGCTTAATTGAAACGGAACAAGCTAAAGATAGAAAACAACACTTGCTGGATGTTTGGTTTGACCGAATCGAAGCAGAAAGCAAATTTTGTGTTAAAACGACTGTTGAAGCCAATGATGAGTGGCTACATAGCTTCTATTACTTTAATGATGAAGTCCCCTCCGATGCAGAATTTGAAAAGACTATTGGAGACTATCTCACTTTCGAGTTTTCAATGATTATGCAAAATCGAAAATATTTGTTTGAATCTTTAGAGACGGATGAGGCTGAAAATGTTGTTGAATCTTGA
- a CDS encoding tubulin-like doman-containing protein: MSEYTGMTPTVIIGVGGTGKEILIKIRRMVVEQYGSLDALPIVSFLHIDTEQNARVSEAQTVLKQDISLRPIEQIWAKVEDAKAILNKLSAYQYLDEWFPSELKGTDSILAGAGQIRALGRFAFALNYPLIKDYFNKAKGRIVGHEKFMLDRWKVQLDKGINIFVVCSLSGGTGSGMVLDLAYNLRDWVPISELPQTSAFLVLPGAFSGLGDRVIANAYAALMELNHYSRSDTRFDAQYSDSQSDRITSQSGLDTPFNFTYLVGNSNDKVTFPTLGDVLEMVAQNVFLDFTSGFSQYKKLVRDNVRKHWASPDALGYPQNFMSFGLSSVQFPVERVLNACSARLAGKLVDWWSNPTPAPAAMSDLIRTEILPGLFLAESEHDHQIIDSISMGDNKKPYAKEVADWVASIRKRRNDLNIPFENLQRFISNEEEKYRPHFHDTGTDPKRWSDYFQKMWDNLSWLIPEKRRELREAVYQMVEDRFRGPKFTRQFLEVLIEVFADFRSKFDQDRQKYWLPRERSAQNALQTLLKQIDNHAKQMMMLNRKKVIEDDFQGIMQALEQIYVSKVEVKARTLGVMLLDGLREEIDQLLVDLTAFETVLTTVQSELRDKERVYTRETSGLTVNGILLYDEKEIDAAYRSTVADQEETLCQTLSQQVLEDLRLRLFDLYPFDALKTKDLYERLLGQAMEVFRRRSQLDISTARKFLEQYPTVEMQEAQIKTTFEKSEPFLRLSQEQKKLGWDDKLEKYQKLVGIQGGSKPTDPAVSALLPMIRKTSTVTDKEIRPLNDPYHIYFVQETGAFPLRLIEGMERMRSLYRAVGQADHNPLHTHQDYRQFGDVMPETSNERQARYNLMLANALGLVRREDNRVTGFAEVKFTYRDKLTGFDKTEVMGATWAEAEDFLLTDQNRRLAETLDNSIRAIGEQAATKPQKQVLYTQVMTYLQQQEQTLPGGSDSDEYKRIQAAIADFVTTHRLFIPGESAAPEAPVRAHSSAPQPPQPPTPSSPSSPSPQSPPPPPALDSENLAKYAKLVETCYRRGNPSPTELELLEKFRVKYGVSVEQANAIAAQYQPQNTLEQAAAEYALMFRAFIENDGEVDLEEQAQLLELQEELGLTNEQVAIIEENVRSELA; the protein is encoded by the coding sequence ATGAGCGAATACACAGGCATGACCCCCACCGTGATCATCGGCGTGGGGGGAACCGGCAAAGAGATCTTGATCAAAATTCGCCGCATGGTGGTGGAGCAGTACGGATCCCTGGATGCGTTGCCGATTGTGTCGTTTTTGCACATTGACACCGAGCAGAATGCGCGGGTCTCCGAGGCGCAAACTGTACTGAAGCAGGATATTTCCCTGCGGCCCATCGAGCAGATCTGGGCCAAGGTGGAGGACGCCAAGGCGATTCTCAACAAGCTCTCGGCCTACCAATACCTGGACGAGTGGTTCCCCAGCGAGCTGAAGGGCACCGATTCGATTCTGGCGGGGGCGGGGCAGATTCGCGCCCTGGGGCGGTTTGCCTTTGCCCTCAACTACCCGCTGATCAAAGACTATTTCAACAAAGCCAAGGGGCGCATCGTCGGCCACGAAAAGTTCATGCTCGATCGCTGGAAGGTGCAGCTCGACAAGGGCATCAACATCTTTGTGGTGTGTTCGCTCTCGGGCGGTACCGGCTCCGGCATGGTGCTGGATCTGGCCTACAACCTGCGCGACTGGGTGCCGATCTCCGAGCTGCCCCAGACCAGCGCTTTTCTGGTGCTGCCGGGGGCGTTTTCGGGGTTGGGCGATCGCGTCATTGCCAATGCCTACGCCGCCCTGATGGAGCTGAACCACTACAGCCGCAGCGACACCCGCTTCGACGCTCAGTACAGCGACAGCCAGAGCGATCGCATCACCAGCCAGAGCGGTCTCGACACCCCCTTCAACTTCACCTACCTGGTGGGCAACAGTAACGACAAAGTCACCTTCCCCACCCTGGGGGACGTGCTGGAGATGGTGGCCCAGAATGTGTTTCTAGATTTCACCTCCGGCTTCAGCCAGTACAAAAAGCTGGTGCGCGACAACGTGCGCAAACACTGGGCCAGCCCAGACGCCCTGGGCTACCCCCAGAACTTCATGAGCTTTGGCCTCTCCAGCGTGCAGTTTCCGGTGGAGCGGGTGCTGAACGCCTGCTCGGCCCGCCTGGCGGGCAAGCTGGTGGACTGGTGGAGCAACCCCACCCCCGCCCCCGCCGCCATGTCCGACCTGATTCGCACCGAGATTTTGCCTGGCCTATTTCTGGCCGAATCGGAGCACGATCACCAGATCATCGACAGCATCAGCATGGGCGACAACAAAAAGCCCTACGCCAAGGAAGTCGCCGACTGGGTGGCCAGCATCCGCAAGCGCCGCAACGACCTCAACATCCCCTTCGAGAACCTGCAACGGTTCATCTCCAACGAAGAAGAAAAGTATCGGCCCCACTTCCACGACACCGGCACTGACCCCAAACGCTGGAGCGACTACTTCCAAAAAATGTGGGACAACCTCAGCTGGCTGATCCCCGAAAAGCGGCGGGAACTGCGGGAAGCGGTGTACCAGATGGTGGAAGACCGCTTCCGGGGGCCAAAGTTCACCCGGCAGTTTTTGGAAGTGCTGATCGAGGTGTTTGCCGACTTTCGCAGCAAATTTGACCAGGACCGCCAGAAGTACTGGTTGCCCAGGGAGCGATCGGCCCAAAACGCCCTGCAAACCCTGCTGAAGCAGATCGACAACCACGCCAAGCAGATGATGATGCTCAACCGCAAGAAGGTCATCGAAGACGACTTTCAGGGCATCATGCAGGCGCTGGAGCAGATCTACGTGTCCAAAGTCGAGGTCAAGGCCCGCACCCTGGGGGTGATGCTGCTGGACGGCCTGCGGGAGGAAATCGACCAGCTTTTGGTGGATCTGACCGCCTTTGAAACCGTGCTGACCACCGTGCAGAGCGAGCTGCGCGACAAGGAGCGGGTCTACACCCGCGAAACCAGCGGCCTGACGGTCAACGGCATTCTGCTCTACGACGAAAAGGAGATCGACGCCGCCTACCGCAGCACCGTCGCCGACCAGGAAGAAACCCTCTGCCAGACCCTCTCCCAGCAGGTGCTGGAAGACCTGCGGCTGCGCCTGTTCGACCTCTACCCCTTCGACGCCCTGAAGACCAAAGACCTCTACGAACGGCTGCTGGGGCAAGCCATGGAGGTGTTTCGCCGCCGCAGCCAGCTCGACATCTCCACCGCCCGCAAGTTCCTGGAGCAGTACCCCACCGTGGAAATGCAGGAAGCCCAGATCAAGACCACCTTTGAGAAGTCGGAACCCTTCCTGCGCCTCAGCCAGGAGCAGAAAAAACTGGGCTGGGACGACAAGCTGGAGAAGTACCAGAAGCTGGTCGGCATCCAGGGGGGCAGCAAACCCACCGACCCGGCGGTCTCCGCCCTGCTGCCGATGATCCGCAAGACCAGCACCGTCACCGACAAGGAAATTCGCCCCCTCAACGACCCCTACCACATCTACTTTGTGCAGGAGACCGGAGCCTTCCCGCTGCGGCTGATTGAGGGCATGGAACGGATGCGATCGCTCTACCGCGCCGTGGGCCAGGCCGACCACAACCCCCTGCACACCCACCAGGACTACCGCCAGTTTGGCGATGTGATGCCTGAAACCAGCAACGAACGCCAGGCCCGCTACAACCTGATGCTGGCCAACGCCCTGGGCCTGGTGCGCCGCGAAGACAACCGGGTGACGGGCTTTGCCGAGGTCAAATTCACCTACCGCGACAAGCTCACCGGCTTCGACAAAACCGAAGTCATGGGGGCCACCTGGGCCGAAGCGGAGGACTTTCTCCTCACCGACCAAAACCGCCGACTGGCAGAAACCCTGGACAACAGCATCCGCGCCATCGGTGAACAGGCCGCTACCAAACCTCAAAAGCAGGTCCTCTACACCCAGGTGATGACCTACCTGCAACAGCAAGAACAAACGCTCCCCGGTGGCTCCGATAGCGACGAGTACAAGCGCATCCAGGCGGCGATCGCCGACTTCGTCACCACCCACCGCCTCTTCATCCCCGGCGAATCCGCCGCGCCCGAAGCCCCCGTACGGGCGCACAGCAGTGCGCCCCAACCGCCCCAACCGCCCACCCCCTCTTCCCCCTCTTCCCCCTCTCCCCAATCTCCCCCCCCTCCCCCCGCCCTCGACTCCGAAAACCTGGCCAAATACGCCAAGCTGGTCGAAACCTGCTATCGGCGAGGCAATCCCTCGCCCACGGAGCTAGAGCTGCTGGAGAAATTCCGGGTGAAGTACGGGGTATCGGTGGAACAGGCGAATGCGATCGCCGCCCAATACCAACCTCAAAACACCCTCGAACAGGCCGCCGCTGAATACGCCCTGATGTTCCGCGCTTTCATCGAAAATGACGGCGAGGTTGACCTGGAAGAACAGGCCCAACTGCTGGAACTCCAGGAAGAACTGGGCCTGACCAATGAGCAGGTGGCGATTATTGAGGAGAACGTGCGATCGGAATTGGCTTAG